In one window of Posidoniimonas corsicana DNA:
- a CDS encoding DUF1559 domain-containing protein produces the protein MRIASTAPVRRFHGARYASRPGFTLVELLVVIAIIGVLIALLLPAVQAARESARRLQCTNHLKQLVLAMHNYESAKGEIPAGSLGTYQSSPGYWSAHALILPYIEEGGLSDSFIIDDDSTEADPWSAHNYSVAQAEPAAMRCPSDPWGRDLLGSVVRSVSTGWTNYHANAGSWVRIGKKWDGVFGPDRQVTASGTYPRQRPLEFRQITDGLSKTAAFGEVLNGLATTGEAADPKRDCFLVAVAPDTSVPEAQAAFSAHNWQTMPTPTWRWRGNPWHEGTMWRNWYNHLLTPNSTCWRQGSSEASWWDLVSPLSSNHTGVVNVAYCDGSVQTTAENIDPDVWVQAGTRAGPPEYQPNSRRRG, from the coding sequence ATGCGTATCGCATCGACTGCTCCTGTGCGGCGTTTCCACGGCGCCCGTTACGCAAGCCGCCCCGGCTTCACGCTCGTCGAACTGCTGGTGGTGATCGCGATCATCGGCGTGCTGATCGCGCTGCTCCTGCCAGCGGTGCAGGCGGCCCGCGAGTCGGCCCGCCGGCTGCAGTGCACCAACCACCTCAAGCAGCTGGTGCTGGCGATGCACAACTACGAGTCGGCGAAGGGGGAGATCCCGGCCGGCTCGCTGGGGACCTACCAGTCTTCGCCCGGGTACTGGTCCGCCCACGCGTTGATCCTGCCCTACATCGAAGAGGGCGGGCTGAGCGATTCGTTCATCATCGACGACGACTCCACCGAGGCCGACCCGTGGAGCGCCCACAACTACAGCGTGGCCCAGGCCGAGCCCGCCGCGATGCGGTGCCCCAGCGACCCCTGGGGGCGCGACCTCTTGGGCTCGGTCGTGCGGAGCGTGTCGACCGGCTGGACCAATTACCACGCCAACGCGGGCAGCTGGGTCAGGATCGGCAAGAAGTGGGACGGGGTCTTCGGCCCAGACCGCCAGGTGACCGCCAGCGGCACCTACCCGCGGCAGCGTCCGCTGGAGTTCCGCCAGATTACCGACGGCCTGAGCAAGACCGCCGCCTTCGGCGAGGTGCTCAACGGGCTGGCCACCACCGGCGAGGCGGCCGACCCCAAGCGGGACTGCTTCCTGGTCGCCGTCGCGCCGGACACCAGCGTGCCCGAGGCCCAGGCGGCCTTCAGCGCCCACAACTGGCAGACCATGCCCACGCCCACGTGGAGGTGGCGCGGGAATCCCTGGCACGAGGGGACCATGTGGCGGAACTGGTACAACCACCTGCTCACCCCCAACAGCACGTGCTGGCGGCAGGGGTCGAGCGAGGCGAGCTGGTGGGACCTGGTGTCGCCGCTCAGCAGCAACCACACCGGCGTGGTGAACGTCGCCTACTGCGACGGCAGCGTTCAAACCACCGCCGAAAACATCGACCCGGACGTGTGGGTCCAGGCCGGCACGCGGGCCGGCCCGCCAGAGTACCAGCCGAACTCGCGCCGCCGCGGCTAG
- a CDS encoding glycosyltransferase: protein MPTRVLHLLPTLQGADAARRVALLCEQLPRDQFEQHVAAFRAAGAAAPRLRSLAAGVHDLRRRFRRDPIAALALRRLARSLNVDVVHAWGAEAATHAAWCGRRVVRTTSDDEPLAGWLTSNTLPFTPPVAWTAATQPLQPTGEAMARPPELPAHARLIGAAAPLVPASRLKELIWAIDLIRVVQPDVWLVIVGDGPQRASLEEFSRLACEENRTLLLGDRGDLPDLLPHFDLWWQSGQPADPPLTLLEALAAELPVVADRCDSAAAVVEEGVTGALIKPADRAERAKSTLKLLEADSRRHADDSCPVGALPSSDELIAACAAAYAAER, encoded by the coding sequence ATGCCCACCCGCGTGCTGCACCTGCTGCCGACCCTCCAGGGCGCCGACGCCGCGCGACGCGTGGCTCTGCTGTGCGAGCAGCTCCCGCGGGACCAGTTTGAGCAGCACGTCGCCGCGTTCCGCGCGGCCGGCGCTGCGGCGCCGCGGCTGCGGTCACTGGCGGCCGGCGTGCACGACCTGCGGCGGCGGTTCCGCCGCGACCCAATCGCGGCGCTCGCGCTGCGGCGACTCGCCCGCTCGCTCAACGTCGATGTGGTCCACGCGTGGGGCGCCGAAGCGGCCACGCACGCCGCGTGGTGCGGCCGCCGCGTGGTCCGCACCACTTCCGACGACGAGCCGCTAGCTGGCTGGCTCACAAGCAATACTCTGCCCTTCACGCCCCCGGTCGCCTGGACCGCGGCCACTCAACCTCTGCAGCCCACCGGCGAAGCGATGGCCCGGCCGCCCGAGCTACCGGCCCACGCCCGCCTAATCGGCGCCGCCGCGCCGCTGGTCCCCGCGAGCCGGCTCAAAGAGTTGATCTGGGCGATCGACCTGATCCGCGTGGTGCAGCCGGACGTGTGGCTGGTGATTGTCGGCGACGGCCCGCAGCGGGCCTCGCTTGAGGAGTTCTCGCGGCTGGCGTGCGAAGAGAACCGCACCCTGCTGCTGGGCGACCGCGGTGACCTGCCCGACCTCTTGCCACACTTCGACCTGTGGTGGCAGAGCGGGCAGCCAGCGGACCCGCCGTTAACGCTGCTCGAGGCGTTAGCGGCCGAGCTCCCGGTAGTGGCCGACCGCTGCGACAGCGCCGCCGCGGTGGTCGAGGAGGGTGTGACCGGCGCCCTCATCAAGCCGGCCGATCGCGCCGAACGCGCAAAGTCGACGCTGAAGTTGCTGGAAGCGGACAGCCGGCGGCACGCCGACGATAGTTGCCCGGTCGGCGCCCTGCCAAGCAGTGATGAGCTGATTGCGGCATGCGCGGCCGCCTACGCCGCGGAACGTTAG
- a CDS encoding MBL fold metallo-hydrolase: MVNNVPVKSLQHGGFTIEGYSRAAVQTYWRVPELSLGFDLGAQPWSFMGTENWFVSHGHLDHIAALPVYVSRRRMMKMEPPRIYLPEGVIGPVREILKQFSRMDRGRMPVELIAIQPDQEIELSRELVVTTTATTHTVPSIGFVVWDRRKKLKDEYVGLEGHEIRDLRQAGTEITREVRTPLIAYLGDSSPPGLDNCPAMFEAKVLICELTFVAPDHRKDKIHKFGHMHLDDFVDRRDKFKNELVIASHLSTRYHPKQVEKMVQKRLPDMLDDRLHLWL, from the coding sequence ATGGTCAACAACGTCCCTGTTAAATCGCTCCAGCACGGTGGGTTCACCATCGAGGGCTACTCCCGCGCCGCCGTGCAGACCTACTGGCGGGTGCCGGAGCTGAGCCTCGGCTTCGACCTCGGCGCGCAGCCGTGGTCGTTCATGGGCACCGAGAACTGGTTTGTGTCGCACGGCCACCTGGACCACATCGCGGCGCTGCCGGTGTACGTGTCGCGGCGGCGGATGATGAAGATGGAGCCGCCGCGGATCTACCTGCCGGAGGGCGTCATCGGCCCGGTGCGCGAGATCCTCAAGCAGTTCAGCCGCATGGACCGTGGCCGCATGCCCGTGGAGCTGATCGCGATCCAGCCGGACCAGGAGATCGAGCTCTCGCGCGAGCTGGTCGTCACCACGACCGCCACCACGCACACGGTGCCGTCGATCGGCTTCGTCGTGTGGGACCGCCGCAAGAAGCTGAAGGACGAGTACGTCGGGCTGGAGGGCCACGAGATCCGCGACCTGCGGCAGGCCGGCACGGAGATCACGCGCGAGGTTCGCACGCCGCTGATCGCGTACCTGGGAGACAGCTCGCCGCCGGGGCTGGACAACTGCCCCGCGATGTTCGAGGCCAAGGTGCTGATCTGCGAGCTGACCTTCGTCGCGCCCGACCACCGCAAGGACAAGATCCACAAGTTTGGCCACATGCACCTGGACGACTTCGTCGACCGCCGCGACAAGTTCAAGAACGAGCTGGTGATCGCCAGCCACCTGAGCACCCGCTACCACCCGAAGCAGGTGGAGAAGATGGTGCAGAAACGCCTGCCCGACATGCTGGACGACCGGCTGCACCTGTGGCTGTAG